AGCGCTCGGTTATGAGCCATCGGATTCTACTGCTGGGAGCGCCGGGAGCCGGAAAGGGGACACAGAGCAAGCGACTCGCCGACGAGTACGGCGTCGAGCACGTGACGACGGGCGACGCGCTCCGCGCGAACAAGGATATGGAGACGGAGTACGGGACGCCGCGGTCGTTCATGGAGGCGGGCGACCTCGTTCCGGACCCGGTCGTCAACGAGATCGTCGAGGCCGCCCTCGCGGACGCCGACGGGTTCGTGCTCGACGGGTATCCGCGCAACCTCGAACAGGCGGAGTTCCTCTCCGAGATCACCGACCTCGACGCCGTGGTGTTCCTCGATGTCGACGACGAGGTGCTCGTCGACCGACTCACCGGCCGCCGCGTCTGCGACGAGTGCGGCGCGAACTACCACGTCGACTTCCAGCCGCCCGCGGAAGCGGGCGTCTGCGACGAGTGCGGCGGCGAACTGATCCAGCGCGAGGACGACACCGAGGAGACGGCGCGCGAGCGCCTCCAAGTGTTCTACGAAAACACCGA
This genomic window from Halorubrum sp. PV6 contains:
- a CDS encoding adenylate kinase — translated: MSHRILLLGAPGAGKGTQSKRLADEYGVEHVTTGDALRANKDMETEYGTPRSFMEAGDLVPDPVVNEIVEAALADADGFVLDGYPRNLEQAEFLSEITDLDAVVFLDVDDEVLVDRLTGRRVCDECGANYHVDFQPPAEAGVCDECGGELIQREDDTEETARERLQVFYENTEPVIEHFRDEGDLVEVDGEATPDDVFARIGDVLDE